In Dietzia sp. ANT_WB102, a genomic segment contains:
- the hisB gene encoding imidazoleglycerol-phosphate dehydratase HisB yields the protein MSEQTARRGRAERTTKESSIVVEIDLDGTGRTDISTGVPFFDHMLTAFGQHGAFDLTVRATGDVEIEGHHTVEDTAIVLGQALAHALGDKRGIRRFGQCSLPMDETLAEAVVDVSGRPYFVHTGEPEMMIGYVVIGHDSAPYGTVLNRHVFETLAYNARIALHVRVHYGRDPHHITEAEYKAVARALRAAVEPDQRITGIPSTKGAL from the coding sequence ATGAGTGAACAGACCGCGCGACGGGGACGAGCCGAGAGAACGACCAAGGAATCGTCGATCGTCGTGGAGATCGACCTCGACGGCACGGGACGGACTGACATCTCGACCGGGGTGCCGTTCTTCGACCACATGCTCACGGCTTTCGGGCAGCACGGAGCGTTCGACCTCACCGTCCGCGCGACGGGTGATGTCGAGATCGAAGGGCACCACACGGTGGAGGACACAGCGATCGTCCTGGGCCAGGCGCTCGCCCACGCACTCGGCGACAAGCGCGGCATCCGTCGCTTCGGCCAGTGCTCGCTCCCCATGGACGAGACTCTTGCCGAGGCCGTCGTCGACGTCTCCGGCCGGCCCTACTTCGTCCACACCGGTGAGCCCGAGATGATGATCGGCTACGTCGTGATCGGCCACGACAGTGCGCCGTACGGCACGGTGCTCAATCGCCACGTATTCGAGACCCTCGCCTACAACGCCCGGATCGCGCTGCACGTCCGCGTGCATTATGGCCGCGATCCGCACCACATCACCGAGGCTGAGTACAAAGCCGTGGCCCGAGCCCTGCGAGCAGCTGTCGAGCCGGATCAGAGGATCACCGGGATCCCCTCCACCAAGGGCGCGTTGTGA
- a CDS encoding MFS transporter produces MTPRVAAPGAFTQLARTPGVSAAFVLVLLAFGGFSLLLPVVPLAVVRGGGSEFVAGATTGVFMTVTVLFQLATPRLTSVIGYRWVLAIGSSLLGLPSGLLALFDGSFAVLAISGVRGAGFGMMTVAGSALVAELAPPGMLGRATSLIGLAVGISEAIFLPVGLWLLDIFGLPTVAWSATAFGVVGLVAAARLPHVYPSPPEPSGQLTLSAKQVLILLAGPFLVMVAVTLPYGAAASFLSPALDSLASGSGAVVAGVGLGLLGAGVIVGRTFAGLISDRRGPGALVWPGLVVAAVGMLGIAGLLMIEVNPWWFLVPTVVFGLGFGAVQNEALVASFERMPRSRLGTASASWNISFDAGTGLGSVVMGGFAGFGYVVLFAVAAGVVLAVGGPAAVGGRRTRPTRDLPVTDPGDKVNQ; encoded by the coding sequence GTGACCCCGCGCGTCGCCGCCCCTGGGGCGTTCACTCAGCTGGCCCGCACCCCTGGAGTCTCGGCCGCGTTCGTGCTGGTGCTCCTCGCGTTCGGTGGTTTCTCCCTGCTTCTGCCCGTGGTTCCGCTCGCCGTGGTTCGCGGAGGCGGTAGTGAGTTCGTTGCCGGCGCCACCACCGGCGTGTTCATGACTGTGACGGTTCTGTTCCAACTCGCCACCCCCCGTCTGACGAGCGTGATCGGTTATCGCTGGGTTTTGGCGATCGGAAGCTCGCTGCTCGGACTGCCCTCGGGGCTGCTCGCCCTGTTCGACGGCTCGTTTGCGGTGTTGGCGATCAGCGGTGTGCGTGGCGCAGGCTTCGGAATGATGACCGTTGCTGGTTCCGCCCTCGTTGCAGAGTTGGCCCCGCCCGGCATGCTCGGGCGGGCTACATCGCTGATCGGCCTCGCCGTGGGGATCTCCGAGGCGATCTTCCTTCCGGTCGGGCTGTGGCTGCTCGACATCTTTGGGTTGCCCACTGTGGCGTGGTCCGCCACCGCGTTCGGCGTGGTCGGTCTGGTCGCGGCCGCACGCCTGCCACACGTGTACCCGAGTCCACCGGAACCATCGGGGCAGTTGACCCTCAGTGCCAAGCAGGTATTGATCCTTCTCGCCGGTCCGTTTCTGGTCATGGTGGCGGTCACCCTGCCCTATGGCGCCGCGGCATCGTTCTTGTCGCCCGCCCTGGATTCCCTCGCCTCCGGCAGCGGCGCGGTGGTCGCCGGGGTCGGGCTCGGGTTGTTGGGCGCCGGTGTGATCGTCGGCCGCACGTTCGCCGGACTCATCTCGGACCGGCGCGGCCCTGGAGCGTTGGTCTGGCCTGGTCTCGTTGTAGCGGCGGTGGGAATGCTCGGCATCGCGGGTCTGTTGATGATTGAGGTAAACCCCTGGTGGTTCCTCGTGCCGACGGTCGTCTTCGGCCTCGGGTTCGGTGCGGTGCAGAACGAGGCTCTTGTCGCGTCGTTCGAGCGGATGCCGCGCTCGCGACTGGGGACGGCGTCCGCATCGTGGAATATCTCCTTCGACGCGGGCACTGGTCTCGGGTCTGTGGTGATGGGAGGGTTCGCAGGTTTTGGTTACGTCGTGCTGTTTGCCGTGGCGGCGGGGGTCGTACTGGCGGTCGGTGGCCCGGCGGCGGTGGGTGGCCGGCGCACCAGACCTACGCGCGATCTGCCCGTGACGGACCCCGGGGATAAGGTGAACCAATGA
- the hisH gene encoding imidazole glycerol phosphate synthase subunit HisH, translating to MTNSATRVALLDYGSGNLRSAQRALERVGARVELTSDPRVATEAEALVVPGVGAFAACMKGLEAVKGPRIIGERLAGSRPVLGICVGMQVMFERGTEFADGEHEGSPGVPGCGEWPGVVEKLDAPVLPHMGWNTVEAPSDTILFAGMPADERFYFVHSYGVRRWEMEPSDHLRPPDVTWAEHGTRFIAAVENGPLAATQFHPEKSGDAGLHLLENWIRFVR from the coding sequence ATGACGAATTCGGCCACGCGGGTAGCGCTCCTGGATTATGGCTCGGGAAACCTGCGGTCGGCACAGCGCGCGCTCGAGCGCGTGGGAGCCCGGGTCGAGCTCACCTCGGATCCGCGCGTTGCCACAGAGGCGGAGGCGTTGGTCGTGCCAGGGGTCGGTGCGTTCGCCGCGTGCATGAAGGGCCTCGAAGCGGTTAAGGGGCCACGGATCATCGGGGAGCGTCTCGCGGGCAGTCGGCCCGTTCTGGGCATCTGCGTTGGTATGCAGGTGATGTTCGAGCGCGGCACCGAATTCGCTGATGGGGAGCACGAAGGTTCGCCAGGTGTGCCGGGGTGCGGTGAGTGGCCCGGTGTCGTCGAGAAGCTGGACGCACCCGTGTTGCCGCACATGGGTTGGAACACTGTCGAGGCGCCCTCGGACACTATTCTGTTTGCCGGCATGCCCGCCGACGAACGCTTCTACTTCGTCCACTCCTACGGCGTTAGACGCTGGGAGATGGAACCCTCGGATCACCTCCGTCCCCCGGATGTCACCTGGGCCGAGCACGGCACCAGGTTCATCGCTGCGGTAGAGAACGGGCCCCTGGCCGCCACCCAGTTCCATCCCGAAAAATCGGGTGACGCGGGCTTACACCTCCTCGAGAACTGGATCCGTTTTGTCCGCTAG
- the priA gene encoding bifunctional 1-(5-phosphoribosyl)-5-((5-phosphoribosylamino)methylideneamino)imidazole-4-carboxamide isomerase/phosphoribosylanthranilate isomerase PriA, with the protein MTNARYLELLPAVDVADGQAVRLVQGEAGTETSYGAPIDAALQWQRDGAEWVHLVDLDAAFGRGSNRELLAEVVGALDVKVEMSGGIRDDDSLEAALATGCARVNLGTAALENPEWCASAIARHGDRIAVGLDVRVIDGEPRLRGRGWVSDGGNLWEVLERLDKDGCARYVVTDVSKDGMLNGPNLEMLSQVCAATDAPVVASGGVSSVADLEAIATLVPQGVEGAIVGKALYAGRFTLPEALAAVSRR; encoded by the coding sequence GTGACCAACGCCAGATACCTCGAACTCCTTCCTGCTGTCGACGTCGCCGACGGGCAGGCCGTCCGTCTCGTGCAGGGGGAGGCCGGTACCGAGACTTCTTACGGCGCGCCGATCGACGCGGCGCTTCAGTGGCAGCGTGACGGGGCGGAATGGGTCCACCTCGTGGACCTCGATGCTGCTTTCGGCCGGGGCTCGAACCGCGAACTCCTCGCCGAGGTCGTGGGAGCGCTCGACGTCAAGGTCGAGATGTCCGGTGGGATCCGCGATGACGATTCGCTCGAGGCTGCCCTGGCAACTGGGTGCGCCCGTGTCAACCTGGGCACGGCCGCGTTGGAGAATCCGGAGTGGTGCGCCTCGGCCATCGCTCGTCACGGTGACCGCATCGCGGTCGGCCTCGACGTTCGCGTGATCGACGGCGAGCCCAGGTTGCGGGGCCGCGGGTGGGTTTCCGATGGCGGCAACCTCTGGGAGGTTCTCGAGCGTCTGGACAAGGACGGTTGCGCCCGGTACGTGGTCACTGACGTCTCCAAGGACGGCATGCTCAACGGCCCCAACCTGGAGATGCTCTCGCAGGTGTGCGCGGCCACCGACGCCCCGGTGGTGGCGTCGGGGGGCGTCTCCTCGGTTGCGGACCTCGAGGCCATCGCCACGCTGGTGCCGCAGGGCGTGGAAGGTGCGATCGTGGGCAAGGCCCTCTATGCGGGCCGATTCACCCTGCCCGAGGCACTCGCCGCCGTCAGTCGGCGCTGA
- a CDS encoding inositol monophosphatase family protein — translation MDDQTGNALPTDLPVDPVEALALAVRVLDEVAPRFIEGVGAKSIQNKGSRNDFATELDLELERRISESLRTETGLDVHGEEYGGPPVNEGTIWVVDPVDGTANYSLGIPTAGILVSLVHERQPVLGLTWLPLLGLSFTSIAGSRLKENGVEVPQIPDASIRDVALGLGSLNTGARATYPPAYRREVFEQLTLDAARTRKFGSTGVDLSFVASGRLSAAVSFGNFAWDNAAGASHIRSAGGVVTDLTGEPWSTDSLSILAAGPRAHAEVLDTIRQLGEPSNFLEAGRRRATPEPDSPRPWLESER, via the coding sequence ATGGACGATCAGACAGGAAACGCCCTGCCGACGGACCTCCCCGTCGACCCGGTCGAGGCGCTCGCGCTGGCCGTACGCGTGCTCGACGAGGTGGCACCCAGGTTCATCGAGGGAGTCGGGGCGAAGAGCATCCAGAACAAGGGATCGCGCAACGATTTCGCGACCGAACTGGACCTGGAACTGGAGCGCCGTATCTCGGAATCCCTGCGGACGGAGACAGGGCTCGACGTGCACGGTGAGGAATACGGCGGTCCACCCGTGAACGAGGGCACCATCTGGGTGGTGGATCCCGTCGACGGCACCGCTAACTATTCGCTGGGCATACCGACCGCTGGCATACTGGTCTCGTTGGTCCACGAGCGTCAGCCGGTTCTCGGTCTGACGTGGCTGCCGCTGCTGGGGTTGTCGTTCACCTCTATCGCGGGGAGCCGGCTCAAGGAGAACGGCGTAGAGGTCCCGCAGATTCCCGACGCCTCCATCCGCGACGTCGCGCTGGGGCTGGGATCGCTCAACACCGGTGCGCGCGCGACGTACCCGCCGGCGTATCGCCGCGAGGTATTCGAGCAACTCACGCTCGACGCGGCGCGGACCCGGAAGTTCGGATCCACAGGAGTCGACTTGTCGTTCGTCGCATCGGGGAGACTGTCCGCAGCGGTGAGCTTCGGCAATTTCGCGTGGGACAACGCGGCCGGGGCGTCACATATCCGCTCCGCGGGTGGGGTGGTCACGGACCTCACAGGTGAGCCGTGGTCGACCGACTCCCTGTCCATCCTCGCCGCGGGTCCGCGGGCTCACGCTGAGGTCCTCGACACCATTCGGCAGCTCGGCGAGCCGAGCAACTTCCTTGAGGCTGGGCGACGGCGCGCTACTCCGGAACCCGACAGTCCGCGCCCGTGGCTCGAGAGTGAGCGGTGA
- the hisF gene encoding imidazole glycerol phosphate synthase subunit HisF — translation MTLATRIIPCLDVDAGRVVKGVNFLDLRDAGDPVELAAAYDEQGADELTFLDVTASSSGRGTMIDVVKRTAEQIFIPLTVGGGVRTEEDVNQLLRAGADKVSVNTAAIARPELLGELSRRFGSQCIVLSVDARTVPEGSAPTPSGWEVTTHGGRRGTGIDAVEWARRGQDLGVGEILLNSMDADGTKAGFDLAMVRAVREAVSIPVIASGGAGSVEHFAPAVHAGADAVLAASVFHFGEMTIGDVKKALAAEGITVR, via the coding sequence ATGACACTTGCAACAAGGATCATCCCGTGTTTGGACGTGGACGCCGGCCGCGTGGTCAAGGGAGTGAACTTCCTCGACCTCCGTGACGCGGGCGACCCCGTCGAACTGGCCGCCGCCTACGACGAGCAGGGGGCCGACGAGCTCACCTTCCTCGACGTCACTGCGTCGTCATCGGGACGCGGCACGATGATCGACGTGGTCAAACGGACCGCCGAGCAGATCTTCATCCCCCTCACCGTGGGAGGAGGGGTACGAACGGAAGAGGACGTCAACCAATTGCTGCGCGCGGGCGCGGACAAAGTGAGTGTCAACACCGCCGCCATCGCCCGCCCCGAGCTTCTCGGAGAGCTCAGTCGTCGCTTCGGATCGCAGTGCATCGTCCTGTCCGTGGACGCGCGTACCGTTCCCGAGGGTTCCGCTCCCACCCCGTCCGGCTGGGAGGTCACCACTCACGGTGGACGCCGCGGCACCGGCATCGACGCCGTCGAATGGGCCCGTCGCGGACAGGACCTCGGAGTGGGCGAAATCCTGCTCAACTCCATGGATGCCGACGGCACCAAGGCGGGCTTCGATCTGGCGATGGTGCGGGCGGTCCGCGAGGCAGTGTCGATCCCCGTCATCGCCTCGGGCGGTGCCGGTTCGGTCGAACACTTCGCTCCGGCGGTCCATGCCGGGGCCGACGCTGTCCTCGCCGCGAGTGTTTTTCACTTCGGCGAGATGACCATCGGGGACGTCAAGAAGGCACTCGCGGCAGAAGGGATCACGGTCCGATGA
- the hisI gene encoding phosphoribosyl-AMP cyclohydrolase, translating to MREFVLDPAVADRLSRNDDGLIAAVVQDATSGRVLMMAWMDDAALAETLETRRGVYFSRSRGQRWVKGETSGHVQHVRSVEIDCDGDTVLLSVEQTGAACHNGTISCFDTATLLGED from the coding sequence ATGAGAGAGTTCGTTCTCGACCCTGCCGTCGCCGATCGGCTCTCCCGCAACGACGACGGCCTGATCGCGGCGGTCGTGCAGGACGCCACCTCGGGCCGTGTGCTCATGATGGCGTGGATGGATGACGCCGCCCTGGCCGAAACCCTGGAAACCCGACGGGGCGTCTACTTCTCCCGCTCGCGGGGCCAAAGGTGGGTCAAGGGGGAGACTTCCGGGCATGTGCAGCACGTCCGCAGTGTGGAGATCGACTGCGACGGCGACACCGTCCTGCTCAGTGTCGAACAGACCGGTGCGGCCTGCCACAACGGCACCATCAGCTGTTTCGACACCGCCACTTTGCTCGGAGAGGACTGA
- a CDS encoding tautomerase family protein, producing the protein MPFIQINQLDGMTATDKASVIKAVTAAYADASGKDPDKVWVHIRDMPHDSFGIGGKAFG; encoded by the coding sequence GTGCCCTTCATCCAGATTAACCAGCTCGACGGGATGACCGCGACGGACAAGGCCAGCGTTATCAAGGCCGTCACGGCCGCGTACGCCGACGCCTCGGGCAAGGACCCAGACAAGGTGTGGGTCCACATCCGCGACATGCCGCACGACTCCTTCGGGATCGGTGGCAAGGCATTCGGATGA
- a CDS encoding anthranilate synthase component I, with product MSTETTTFDQFRTLAAGHRVVPVVRTVLADSDTPLSAYVKLAGDRPGTFLLESAEHGRSWSRWSFIGCGSAAALTVDDAGEATWWGHVPAGAPTGGDPLEALRRTLDLLRTDQIPGLPPLTSGMVGYLGYDIVRRLERIVPDTTDDLAVPELVQLLATDIAAFDHHEGRIHLIANAVNWDGSDERVDQAYADAVGRVDAMTARLAEPGAGGVSVFETPVPDVRRCTDEDTYHARVADIIEQIHSGEAFQVVLSQRFEVDTAASPRDVYRILRTTNPSPYMFLMTIPDGSGEDGFGGTAFTIVGSSPEALVTVQDGEAKTHPIAGTRPRGDDDEHDTLLAKELVDDAKENAEHLMLVDLGRNDLGRVCVPGTVEVTEFRQVERYSHVMHLVSTVTGRLADGQTGIDAVTACFPAGTLSGSPKPRALQIIEDLEDTRRGVYGGVVGYVDFAGNTDQAIAIRSAVIKGGTAYVQAGAGIVADSIAASEDAECANKAMAVLRAVAAAETLRDAGESR from the coding sequence ATGAGCACCGAGACCACCACATTCGACCAGTTCCGGACGCTTGCTGCTGGCCACCGAGTTGTGCCCGTGGTGCGCACGGTGTTGGCAGACTCCGACACCCCGTTGTCGGCGTACGTCAAACTCGCCGGCGACAGGCCGGGGACGTTCCTGCTGGAGTCCGCCGAGCACGGGCGATCCTGGTCCAGATGGTCGTTCATCGGCTGCGGTTCTGCTGCCGCGCTGACCGTTGACGACGCCGGCGAGGCGACGTGGTGGGGACATGTGCCAGCGGGCGCGCCCACCGGTGGTGATCCGCTGGAAGCACTCCGGAGGACCCTTGATCTCTTGCGCACCGATCAGATCCCGGGTCTGCCGCCGCTGACGTCCGGGATGGTCGGCTACCTCGGGTACGACATCGTTCGTCGGCTTGAACGGATCGTGCCCGACACCACCGACGATCTGGCTGTTCCGGAGCTCGTGCAATTGTTGGCCACGGACATCGCCGCGTTTGACCACCACGAGGGTCGGATCCATCTCATCGCTAATGCGGTCAACTGGGACGGCAGCGACGAGCGGGTCGACCAGGCCTACGCGGACGCGGTGGGCCGGGTCGATGCGATGACCGCGCGACTCGCCGAGCCCGGCGCGGGCGGGGTGAGCGTATTCGAGACCCCGGTACCCGACGTGCGCCGCTGCACCGACGAGGACACCTACCACGCGCGGGTCGCTGACATCATCGAGCAGATCCATTCGGGCGAGGCCTTCCAGGTGGTCCTCAGCCAACGCTTCGAGGTCGACACCGCGGCCTCGCCGCGGGACGTCTACAGGATCCTGCGGACCACCAACCCGAGTCCGTACATGTTCCTCATGACGATCCCGGACGGCAGCGGGGAGGACGGTTTCGGCGGTACCGCCTTCACCATCGTGGGATCGAGCCCGGAGGCGTTGGTGACCGTCCAGGACGGAGAGGCGAAGACCCACCCGATCGCGGGCACCAGACCGAGGGGTGACGACGACGAGCACGACACCCTGCTCGCCAAGGAGCTGGTGGATGACGCGAAGGAGAACGCCGAACACTTGATGCTGGTCGATCTCGGTCGCAACGACCTCGGCCGGGTCTGCGTGCCGGGCACGGTGGAGGTGACGGAGTTCCGCCAGGTGGAGCGGTACAGCCACGTGATGCACCTCGTGTCCACGGTGACCGGGCGACTGGCCGATGGGCAGACGGGCATCGACGCGGTGACCGCGTGTTTCCCGGCCGGCACCCTGTCCGGATCGCCCAAACCGCGCGCACTGCAGATCATCGAGGACCTCGAGGACACACGGCGCGGGGTCTACGGAGGAGTGGTCGGCTACGTCGACTTCGCCGGCAACACCGATCAGGCCATCGCGATACGTTCGGCCGTGATCAAGGGCGGCACGGCGTACGTCCAGGCAGGGGCCGGAATCGTCGCCGACTCGATAGCGGCCTCGGAGGATGCCGAGTGTGCCAACAAGGCGATGGCGGTCCTGCGGGCCGTCGCCGCTGCGGAGACGTTGCGAGATGCGGGGGAGAGTCGATGA
- a CDS encoding TIGR02234 family membrane protein, with the protein MTRRVRLLLPVVLLLSAAALLWVASRVVWLDVVAFNDQSGQARRALTGSDWQPALVPLALGAVAAVAAVALVRGAAARAVGVVIALLGVAAGGLMLTSVGDVDAERVHSVITSDEGLARTDAGPGVAGSESIPQWSQITDLSTRPAGPVTTGVGAAALIASGIVVLAWPARPVRRDDRYVTPAARREGAAVGPDPGKDDGRDLWQELDDGRDPTG; encoded by the coding sequence ATGACCCGACGCGTGCGCCTACTTCTTCCCGTGGTCCTGTTGCTATCGGCTGCGGCCCTGCTGTGGGTCGCCTCCCGAGTCGTCTGGCTGGACGTCGTCGCCTTCAACGACCAGTCGGGGCAGGCACGGCGGGCCCTGACCGGAAGTGACTGGCAGCCCGCCCTGGTCCCGCTCGCATTGGGCGCCGTGGCGGCGGTCGCAGCCGTGGCGCTGGTGCGCGGCGCGGCTGCCCGCGCCGTGGGGGTGGTCATTGCACTGCTCGGCGTGGCCGCCGGGGGCCTCATGCTGACCTCCGTGGGCGACGTCGACGCCGAGCGGGTCCACTCCGTGATCACCAGCGACGAGGGGCTGGCCCGGACCGACGCCGGGCCGGGTGTCGCGGGTTCCGAGTCGATCCCGCAGTGGTCGCAGATCACCGACTTGTCGACACGGCCCGCGGGGCCCGTGACCACCGGCGTGGGTGCGGCTGCGCTGATCGCGTCGGGGATCGTCGTCCTCGCCTGGCCGGCCCGACCGGTGCGACGCGACGACCGGTACGTGACCCCGGCAGCGCGTCGGGAAGGGGCCGCGGTCGGGCCGGACCCGGGAAAGGACGACGGGCGGGACCTCTGGCAGGAATTGGACGACGGGCGGGACCCGACCGGCTGA
- the trpC gene encoding indole-3-glycerol phosphate synthase TrpC: protein MSITLSAPRLQREVTVGTVLDSILDGVRKDVAAREAVIDMASVKKAAQSAPDPLDALKVLRDPGVGVIAEVKRASPSKGALAEIPDPAVLARMYEEGGARVISCLTEERRFHGSLADLDAVRRAVDIPVLRKDFVVGPYQIHEARAHGADLVLLIVAALEQDALVSLLDRTESLGMTALVEVHTEEEADRALEAGATVIGVNARNLKTLEVDRDVFSRIAPGLPSDVVKIAESGVRDSSDLLAYASVGADAVLVGEGLVTKGDPRAACNALATAGAHPSCPQGPR, encoded by the coding sequence ATGTCGATCACACTTTCCGCCCCACGACTGCAGAGGGAGGTCACGGTGGGTACCGTGCTGGACTCAATTCTCGACGGCGTCCGCAAGGACGTCGCAGCCCGTGAGGCCGTCATCGACATGGCGTCGGTGAAGAAGGCCGCCCAGTCGGCCCCGGATCCGCTCGATGCTCTCAAGGTGCTGCGGGACCCCGGGGTGGGTGTCATCGCCGAGGTCAAGAGGGCGAGCCCTTCCAAGGGTGCCCTCGCCGAGATTCCCGACCCCGCGGTGCTGGCCCGGATGTACGAGGAGGGTGGGGCACGCGTCATCTCATGCCTGACCGAGGAGCGCCGTTTTCACGGCAGCCTGGCCGATCTCGACGCGGTCCGTCGCGCCGTGGACATCCCCGTCCTCCGCAAGGATTTCGTGGTGGGGCCCTATCAGATCCATGAGGCGCGGGCGCACGGCGCGGACCTGGTCCTACTCATCGTGGCCGCGCTCGAACAGGACGCACTGGTGTCGCTGCTCGACCGCACGGAGTCGTTGGGAATGACGGCGCTCGTCGAAGTCCACACCGAGGAGGAGGCCGACCGCGCGCTGGAAGCCGGTGCCACGGTCATCGGCGTCAACGCCCGCAACCTCAAGACCCTCGAGGTGGACAGGGATGTATTCTCCCGGATCGCACCGGGGTTGCCGTCGGACGTGGTGAAGATCGCCGAGTCCGGTGTGCGGGACTCCTCGGATCTGCTGGCGTACGCCAGCGTGGGTGCGGACGCCGTGCTCGTGGGCGAGGGACTGGTGACGAAGGGCGATCCGCGTGCGGCGTGCAATGCTCTGGCCACGGCGGGTGCCCACCCGTCCTGCCCGCAGGGACCCCGCTAG
- the trpB gene encoding tryptophan synthase subunit beta encodes MGEVLRTTTGHEPDQRGHWGPFGGRYVPEALMAVVDEVADAYAKARSDDGYLDELDRLQRHYSGRPSPLYEAARFGGEIGARVFLKREDLNHTGSHKINNVLGQALLAQRMGKKRVIAETGAGQHGVATATACALLGLECKVYMGAVDVRRQSLNVARMRLLGAEVEAVEIGSATLKDAINEAMRDWVAHADDTYYAFGTAAGPHPFPTMVRDFQRIVGAEARAQILDQAGRLPDAAVACVGGGSNAIGLFHAFLNDESVRLVGCEAGGDGVESGRTAATVNAGTPGVFQGSYAHLMQNSDGQTVESYSISAGLDYPGVGPEHSRLAEIGRAEYRPVTDTQAMDAFAQLCRTEGIIPAIESAHAVAGTAQLAAEGVDLILVNVSGRGDKDVDTAARWFGLVDGGTPPEAGVDSSRGADDGEGEYADGGVEG; translated from the coding sequence ATGGGAGAGGTGCTCCGGACGACCACCGGACACGAACCTGACCAACGGGGCCACTGGGGGCCGTTCGGCGGTAGGTACGTCCCCGAGGCGCTGATGGCGGTGGTCGACGAGGTGGCCGACGCGTATGCGAAGGCGCGGTCCGACGACGGGTACCTCGACGAGCTCGACCGGCTGCAGCGTCATTACTCCGGCAGGCCGTCCCCGTTGTACGAGGCGGCACGATTCGGCGGGGAGATCGGTGCCCGCGTGTTCCTCAAGCGCGAGGACCTTAATCATACTGGCTCACATAAGATCAACAACGTCCTCGGTCAGGCTCTGCTCGCGCAGCGGATGGGCAAGAAGCGTGTGATCGCGGAGACCGGCGCCGGTCAGCACGGCGTGGCCACTGCTACGGCGTGCGCCCTGCTCGGACTCGAGTGCAAGGTTTATATGGGTGCGGTGGATGTGCGCAGGCAGTCGCTCAACGTGGCCCGCATGCGACTGCTCGGCGCGGAGGTGGAGGCCGTCGAAATCGGTTCGGCCACGCTCAAGGACGCGATCAACGAGGCGATGCGGGACTGGGTCGCCCATGCGGATGACACTTACTATGCGTTTGGGACGGCGGCCGGGCCGCATCCTTTCCCGACGATGGTCCGCGACTTCCAGCGCATCGTCGGCGCGGAGGCGCGGGCGCAGATCCTCGACCAGGCCGGTCGGCTACCGGACGCCGCCGTGGCGTGTGTCGGCGGCGGTTCCAACGCGATCGGGTTGTTCCATGCGTTCCTTAATGATGAATCGGTCCGTCTAGTCGGTTGCGAGGCCGGCGGCGACGGCGTGGAGTCGGGACGCACGGCAGCGACCGTCAACGCGGGCACACCCGGCGTCTTCCAGGGGTCGTACGCCCATCTCATGCAGAACTCGGACGGGCAGACCGTCGAGTCGTACTCCATCTCCGCCGGCCTGGACTACCCGGGTGTCGGACCGGAGCACTCGCGCCTGGCGGAGATCGGACGGGCAGAGTACCGGCCCGTCACGGACACTCAGGCCATGGATGCGTTCGCGCAGCTGTGCCGTACCGAGGGCATCATCCCTGCAATCGAGTCGGCCCACGCGGTGGCGGGGACCGCCCAGCTGGCAGCAGAAGGCGTGGATCTGATCCTGGTCAATGTCTCCGGCCGAGGCGACAAGGACGTGGACACCGCTGCACGGTGGTTCGGGCTGGTGGACGGTGGGACCCCGCCCGAGGCTGGGGTCGATTCGAGCCGGGGCGCCGACGACGGCGAGGGCGAGTACGCGGACGGGGGAGTCGAGGGATGA